In one Mus caroli chromosome 14, CAROLI_EIJ_v1.1, whole genome shotgun sequence genomic region, the following are encoded:
- the Nfatc4 gene encoding nuclear factor of activated T-cells, cytoplasmic 4 isoform X2, with product MGAASCEDEELEFKLVFGEEKEPPPLGPGGPGEELDSEDTPPCCRLALGEPLPYGAAPIGIPRPPPPRPGMHSPPPRPAPSPGTWESQPARSVRLGGPGGNAGGAGGGRVLECPSIRITSISPTPDPPTSLEDTPETWGDGSPRDYPPPEGFGGYREAGGQGGGAFFSPSPGSSSLSSWSFFSDASDEAALYAACDEVESELNEAASRFGLSSPLPSPRASPRPWTPEDPWSLYGPSSGGRAPEDSWLLLSAPGPVPASPRPASPCGKRRYSSSGTPSSASPALSRRGSLGEEGPEPPPPPPLPLVRDPSSPGPFDYVGAPPTESIPQKTRRTSSEQAVALPRSEEPPSCNGKLPSGTEDSVAAPGALRKEVAGMDYLAVPSPLAWSKARIGGHSPIFRTSALPPLDWPLPSQYEQLELRIEVQPRAHHRAHYETEGSRGAVKAAPGGHPVVKLLGYSEKPLTLQMFIGTADERSLRPHAFYQVHRITGKMVATASYEAVVSGTKVLEMTLLPENNMAANIDCAGILKLRNSDIELRKGETDIGRKNTRVRLVFRVHVPQGGGKVVSVQAASVPIECSQRSAQELPQVETYSPSACSVRGGEELVLTGSNFLPDSKVVFIERGPDGKLQWEEEAAVNRLQSSEVTLTLTIPEYSNKRVSRPVQVYFYVSNGRRKRSPTQSFKFLPVIFKEEPLPDSSLRGFPSTSGPPFGPDVDFSPPRPPYPSYPHEDPSYETPYLSEGFGYSTPALYPQTGPPPSYRSGLRMFPETGGTTVSEIIGRDLSGFPARPGEEPPA from the exons ATGGGGGCCGCAAGCTGCGAGGATGAGGAGCTGGAATTTAAGCTGGTGTTCGGGGAGGAAAAGGAGCCCCCCCCGCTGGGccctgggggccctggggaag AGCTGGACTCAGAGGATACCCCTCCATGCTGTCGTTTGGCCCTGGGGGAACCCCTTCCTTATGGTGCTGCCCCTATTGGGAttccccgacccccaccccctcGGCCAGGGATGCACTCACCACCGCCCCGTCCCGCCCCTTCACCTGGCACCTGGGAGAGCCAGCCAGCTAGGTCGGTGAGGCTGGGGGGCCCAGGAGGTAATGCAGGAGGTGCTGGGGGTGGTCGTGTTCTTGAGTGTCCCAGCATCCGGATTACCTCCATCTCTCCCACGCCTGACCCGCCGACCTCGCTAGAGGACACTCCTGAAACTTGGGGGGACGGCTCTCCTAGAGATTACCCTCCACCAGAAGGCTTTGGGGGCTATCGAGAGGCTGGAGGTCAGGGCGGAGGCGCCTTCTTCAGCCCGAGCCCTGGCAGCAGCAGCCTGTCTTCGTGGAGCTTCTTCTCGGACGCCTCCGACGAGGCAGCCCTGTATGCAGCGTGCGACGAGGTGGAGTCTGAACTTAATGAAGCAGCCTCCCGTTTTGGCTTGAGCTCTCCGCTGCCCTCGCCCCGGGCTTCTCCTAGGCCATGGACCCCGGAGGATCCCTGGAGCCTATACGGTCCAAGCTCGGGAGGCCGAGCGCCAGAGGATAGCTGGCTACTCCTCAGCGCTCCTGGGCCCGTTCCAGCCTCCCCTCGGCCTGCTTCTCCCTGCGGCAAGCGGCGCTATTCCAGTTCCGGAACCCCATCTTCGGCCTCCCCAGCTTTGTCCCGCCGAGGCAGCCTTGGGGAAGAAGGTCCAGAGCCACCTCCACCACCCCCGTTGCCTCTGGTCCGGGACCCTAGTTCCCCTGGCCCTTTTGACTATGTGGGTGCTCCACCAACCGAGAGCATCCCTCAGAAAACCCGGAGGACTTCTAGCGAGCAAGCAGTGGCCCTGCCTCGGTCTGAAGAGCCTCCCTCGTGCAATGGGAAGCTACCCTCCGGTACAGAGGACTCTGTGGCTGCTCCGGGGGCTCTGCGGAAAGAGGTGGCTGGCATGGATTACCTAGCAGTGCCTTCTCCCCTTGCTTGGTCCAAGGCCCGGATTGGGGGACACAGCCCCATCTTCAG GACCTCTGCCCTACCTCCCCTGGACTGGCCTTTACCCAGCCAGTATGAGCAGCTGGAGCTGAGGATCGAGGTACAGCCTAGAGCACACCACCGAGCTCACTATGAGACTGAGGGCAGCCGGGGGGCTGTCAAGGCTGCTCCTGGAGGCCACCCTGTGGTCAAG CTCCTAGGCTACAGTGAGAAGCCATTGACTCTGCAGATGTTCATTGGCACTGCAGATGAGAGGAGCCTGCGGCCCCATGCCTTCTACCAGGTGCACCGGATTACTGGCAAGATGGTGGCTACAGCCAGCTATGAAGCTGTAGTCAGTGGTACCAAAGTGTTGGAGATGACCTTGCTCCCAGAGAACAACATGGCTGCCAA CATTGActgtgctggaatcctgaagcTTCGGAATTCAGACATTGAGCTACGGAAGGGTGAGACAGACATCGGGCGCAAAAACACGCGTGTGCGGCTGGTGTTCCGCGTGCACGTGCCTCAGGGCGGCGGGAAGGTCGTGTCTGTGCAGGCAGCATCAGTGCCCATCGAGTGCT CCCAGCGCTCAGCCCAGGAGCTGCCCCAGGTGGAGACCTACAGCCCCAGTGCCTGCTCtgtgagaggaggggaggagctaGTGTTGACTGGTTCCAACTTCCTGCCAGACTCTAAAGTGGTGTTCATTGAGAGGGGCCCCG ATGGAAAACTgcagtgggaggaggaggcagcggtGAACCGGCTGCAGAGCAGTGAG GTGACATTGACTCTCACCATCCCCGAGTACAGCAACAAGCGGGTGTCCCGACCAGTCCAGGTCTACTTTTACGTCTCCAATGGACGTAGGAAGCGCAGTCCTACCCAAAGTTTCAAGTTCCTGCCTG TGATCTTCAAGGAGGAGCCCCTACCAGACTCATCTCTCCGGGGCTTCCCTTCCACATCGGGTCCCCCCTTTGGCCCTGACGTGGACTTCTCACCGCCCAGGCCCCCTTACCCCTCCTATCCCCATGAAGACCCTTCTTATGAAACTCCTTATCTGTCAGAAGGCTTTGGTTATAGCACACCCGCTCTGTACCCCCAGACGGGGCCCCCACCGTCCTATAGATCTGGCCTGCGGATGTTCCCTGAGACTGGGGGTACCACAG TGAGTGAGATCATTGGCCGAGACCTGAGTGGCTTCCCTGCACGTCCTGGAGAAGAGCCTCCTGCCTGA
- the Nfatc4 gene encoding nuclear factor of activated T-cells, cytoplasmic 4 isoform X1, translating to MGAASCEDEELEFKLVFGEEKEPPPLGPGGPGEELDSEDTPPCCRLALGEPLPYGAAPIGIPRPPPPRPGMHSPPPRPAPSPGTWESQPARSVRLGGPGGNAGGAGGGRVLECPSIRITSISPTPDPPTSLEDTPETWGDGSPRDYPPPEGFGGYREAGGQGGGAFFSPSPGSSSLSSWSFFSDASDEAALYAACDEVESELNEAASRFGLSSPLPSPRASPRPWTPEDPWSLYGPSSGGRAPEDSWLLLSAPGPVPASPRPASPCGKRRYSSSGTPSSASPALSRRGSLGEEGPEPPPPPPLPLVRDPSSPGPFDYVGAPPTESIPQKTRRTSSEQAVALPRSEEPPSCNGKLPSGTEDSVAAPGALRKEVAGMDYLAVPSPLAWSKARIGGHSPIFRTSALPPLDWPLPSQYEQLELRIEVQPRAHHRAHYETEGSRGAVKAAPGGHPVVKLLGYSEKPLTLQMFIGTADERSLRPHAFYQVHRITGKMVATASYEAVVSGTKVLEMTLLPENNMAANIDCAGILKLRNSDIELRKGETDIGRKNTRVRLVFRVHVPQGGGKVVSVQAASVPIECSQRSAQELPQVETYSPSACSVRGGEELVLTGSNFLPDSKVVFIERGPDGKLQWEEEAAVNRLQSSEVTLTLTIPEYSNKRVSRPVQVYFYVSNGRRKRSPTQSFKFLPVIFKEEPLPDSSLRGFPSTSGPPFGPDVDFSPPRPPYPSYPHEDPSYETPYLSEGFGYSTPALYPQTGPPPSYRSGLRMFPETGGTTGCARLPSVSFLPRPFPGDQYGGQGSSFALGLPFSPPAPFRPPLPSSPPLEDPFHPQSAIHPLPAEGYNEVGPGYTPGEGASEQEKARGGYSSGFRDSVPIQGITLEEVSEIIGRDLSGFPARPGEEPPA from the exons ATGGGGGCCGCAAGCTGCGAGGATGAGGAGCTGGAATTTAAGCTGGTGTTCGGGGAGGAAAAGGAGCCCCCCCCGCTGGGccctgggggccctggggaag AGCTGGACTCAGAGGATACCCCTCCATGCTGTCGTTTGGCCCTGGGGGAACCCCTTCCTTATGGTGCTGCCCCTATTGGGAttccccgacccccaccccctcGGCCAGGGATGCACTCACCACCGCCCCGTCCCGCCCCTTCACCTGGCACCTGGGAGAGCCAGCCAGCTAGGTCGGTGAGGCTGGGGGGCCCAGGAGGTAATGCAGGAGGTGCTGGGGGTGGTCGTGTTCTTGAGTGTCCCAGCATCCGGATTACCTCCATCTCTCCCACGCCTGACCCGCCGACCTCGCTAGAGGACACTCCTGAAACTTGGGGGGACGGCTCTCCTAGAGATTACCCTCCACCAGAAGGCTTTGGGGGCTATCGAGAGGCTGGAGGTCAGGGCGGAGGCGCCTTCTTCAGCCCGAGCCCTGGCAGCAGCAGCCTGTCTTCGTGGAGCTTCTTCTCGGACGCCTCCGACGAGGCAGCCCTGTATGCAGCGTGCGACGAGGTGGAGTCTGAACTTAATGAAGCAGCCTCCCGTTTTGGCTTGAGCTCTCCGCTGCCCTCGCCCCGGGCTTCTCCTAGGCCATGGACCCCGGAGGATCCCTGGAGCCTATACGGTCCAAGCTCGGGAGGCCGAGCGCCAGAGGATAGCTGGCTACTCCTCAGCGCTCCTGGGCCCGTTCCAGCCTCCCCTCGGCCTGCTTCTCCCTGCGGCAAGCGGCGCTATTCCAGTTCCGGAACCCCATCTTCGGCCTCCCCAGCTTTGTCCCGCCGAGGCAGCCTTGGGGAAGAAGGTCCAGAGCCACCTCCACCACCCCCGTTGCCTCTGGTCCGGGACCCTAGTTCCCCTGGCCCTTTTGACTATGTGGGTGCTCCACCAACCGAGAGCATCCCTCAGAAAACCCGGAGGACTTCTAGCGAGCAAGCAGTGGCCCTGCCTCGGTCTGAAGAGCCTCCCTCGTGCAATGGGAAGCTACCCTCCGGTACAGAGGACTCTGTGGCTGCTCCGGGGGCTCTGCGGAAAGAGGTGGCTGGCATGGATTACCTAGCAGTGCCTTCTCCCCTTGCTTGGTCCAAGGCCCGGATTGGGGGACACAGCCCCATCTTCAG GACCTCTGCCCTACCTCCCCTGGACTGGCCTTTACCCAGCCAGTATGAGCAGCTGGAGCTGAGGATCGAGGTACAGCCTAGAGCACACCACCGAGCTCACTATGAGACTGAGGGCAGCCGGGGGGCTGTCAAGGCTGCTCCTGGAGGCCACCCTGTGGTCAAG CTCCTAGGCTACAGTGAGAAGCCATTGACTCTGCAGATGTTCATTGGCACTGCAGATGAGAGGAGCCTGCGGCCCCATGCCTTCTACCAGGTGCACCGGATTACTGGCAAGATGGTGGCTACAGCCAGCTATGAAGCTGTAGTCAGTGGTACCAAAGTGTTGGAGATGACCTTGCTCCCAGAGAACAACATGGCTGCCAA CATTGActgtgctggaatcctgaagcTTCGGAATTCAGACATTGAGCTACGGAAGGGTGAGACAGACATCGGGCGCAAAAACACGCGTGTGCGGCTGGTGTTCCGCGTGCACGTGCCTCAGGGCGGCGGGAAGGTCGTGTCTGTGCAGGCAGCATCAGTGCCCATCGAGTGCT CCCAGCGCTCAGCCCAGGAGCTGCCCCAGGTGGAGACCTACAGCCCCAGTGCCTGCTCtgtgagaggaggggaggagctaGTGTTGACTGGTTCCAACTTCCTGCCAGACTCTAAAGTGGTGTTCATTGAGAGGGGCCCCG ATGGAAAACTgcagtgggaggaggaggcagcggtGAACCGGCTGCAGAGCAGTGAG GTGACATTGACTCTCACCATCCCCGAGTACAGCAACAAGCGGGTGTCCCGACCAGTCCAGGTCTACTTTTACGTCTCCAATGGACGTAGGAAGCGCAGTCCTACCCAAAGTTTCAAGTTCCTGCCTG TGATCTTCAAGGAGGAGCCCCTACCAGACTCATCTCTCCGGGGCTTCCCTTCCACATCGGGTCCCCCCTTTGGCCCTGACGTGGACTTCTCACCGCCCAGGCCCCCTTACCCCTCCTATCCCCATGAAGACCCTTCTTATGAAACTCCTTATCTGTCAGAAGGCTTTGGTTATAGCACACCCGCTCTGTACCCCCAGACGGGGCCCCCACCGTCCTATAGATCTGGCCTGCGGATGTTCCCTGAGACTGGGGGTACCACAGGTTGTGCCCGCCTACCTTCAGTCTCTTTCCTTCCGCGCCCCTTTCCTGGTGATCAATATGGAGGACAGGGCTCCTCTTTTGCCCTGGGCCTTCCATTCTCCCCTCCAGCCCCCTTTAGGCCGCCACTGCCTTCCTCCCCACCACTCGAAGACCCCTTCCATCCCCAGAGTGCCATCCACCCCTTACCTGCTGAGGGCTACAATGAGGTGGGGCCAGGCTATACCCCTGGGGAGGGGGCTTCGGAGCAGGAGAAAGCCAGGGGTGGCTACAGCAGCGGCTTCAGAGACAGTGTACCTATCCAGGGTATCACCCTGGAGGAAG TGAGTGAGATCATTGGCCGAGACCTGAGTGGCTTCCCTGCACGTCCTGGAGAAGAGCCTCCTGCCTGA